A single region of the Phycisphaerae bacterium RAS1 genome encodes:
- a CDS encoding helix-turn-helix protein, which produces MAKDRPAEKPIHQLLREQRIRIGRGLRELAGVLGITPPHLTDIEKGRRTPSEELLMKIGRVYGIEEAVLRAGWGRPAEIVGEVATQDLTTARKLPEFLREARTLNADQWDSLIGEARRLTGGKPRKPEK; this is translated from the coding sequence ATGGCGAAGGATCGCCCCGCCGAAAAGCCAATTCATCAACTGCTCCGAGAGCAGCGAATCCGCATCGGTCGCGGGCTGCGCGAGCTTGCCGGCGTGCTGGGAATCACGCCGCCGCACCTGACGGACATCGAGAAGGGTCGCCGGACACCGTCCGAGGAGTTGCTCATGAAGATTGGCCGCGTCTACGGAATCGAGGAGGCCGTGCTGCGTGCCGGCTGGGGACGGCCAGCAGAGATTGTCGGAGAAGTAGCCACGCAAGACCTGACAACCGCCAGAAAGCTCCCTGAGTTTCTTCGGGAGGCGCGGACGTTGAACGCCGACCAGTGGGACAGCTTGATTGGAGAAGCACGCCGGCTCACCGGCGGCAAACCACGAAAGCCGGAGAAATAG
- a CDS encoding site-specific tyrosine recombinase XerC: MTNHRRRRIPKLQFTKLRDIGWHVAFRDSNTGTPRRIRFGNIEKAEAEAKYHAWLGEHLHLTNGNGAAKPPEKKLPPVIAEALQSVVPGSLLSVATQVFEFDEARTRKPGEPRAKGTLDAAVAADRKAQLDDFLDFMTRKHGNGALARMRLSDLTMGDVETFNREIVKKGYSASQVSKRLQLIKAMIDRAGRPENGLQRLEWNWDSRDVLHGKPSKKRSLPTVEQLKKILRACDARERAMVWMAIGLGFGQSDLAEVRAGQIDEESYDLRRGKTGIERYGSTPPLVWKLISEYLKLDPRPAGEPLFISRRGQPLTHGKGDSVQQWWYKLRKRIDETPQSLTGFYVLRHLGATEFGSRPQCSIGDIKRWLGHAASSHIADLYMKPVSPEYRPVVEWVRNALLTGKVDLRTDRKKGAIKGTSTSRGGSEAAQDQARD; the protein is encoded by the coding sequence ATGACAAACCACCGTCGGCGACGCATTCCAAAACTCCAGTTCACCAAGCTCCGCGACATCGGATGGCATGTCGCCTTCCGCGATTCGAACACCGGCACGCCGCGCCGGATCCGCTTCGGCAACATCGAGAAAGCCGAAGCGGAAGCGAAGTACCACGCCTGGCTTGGCGAGCACCTGCATCTTACCAACGGAAACGGAGCGGCAAAACCCCCGGAGAAAAAGCTCCCGCCGGTGATCGCCGAAGCCCTTCAGAGCGTCGTTCCTGGCAGTCTCCTGAGCGTGGCGACTCAGGTTTTCGAGTTCGACGAGGCTCGAACAAGAAAGCCCGGCGAGCCGCGAGCGAAGGGCACACTCGACGCGGCAGTCGCGGCCGACCGCAAGGCCCAGCTTGACGACTTCCTCGACTTCATGACCCGCAAGCACGGAAACGGCGCCTTGGCTCGAATGCGACTCTCCGATCTGACCATGGGCGACGTAGAGACTTTCAACCGCGAAATCGTCAAGAAGGGCTACTCGGCGTCGCAGGTGTCGAAGCGCCTCCAATTGATCAAGGCGATGATCGATCGTGCCGGCCGACCAGAGAATGGCCTGCAACGACTCGAATGGAATTGGGACTCGCGCGACGTGCTTCATGGCAAACCGTCGAAGAAGCGAAGCCTGCCTACGGTTGAGCAGCTCAAAAAGATCCTTCGAGCGTGCGATGCCCGTGAGCGTGCGATGGTCTGGATGGCGATCGGTTTGGGATTTGGGCAGAGTGACCTGGCGGAAGTACGCGCGGGTCAGATCGACGAGGAATCCTACGACCTACGTCGCGGAAAAACCGGCATCGAACGCTACGGCAGTACGCCGCCGCTGGTCTGGAAACTTATCTCGGAGTACCTGAAGCTGGACCCGCGCCCGGCCGGCGAGCCGCTCTTCATCTCGCGTCGCGGACAGCCGCTGACACACGGCAAGGGCGACTCCGTTCAGCAATGGTGGTACAAGCTGCGCAAGCGAATCGACGAGACGCCGCAAAGTCTGACCGGGTTCTACGTGCTGCGGCATCTCGGAGCGACTGAGTTCGGCTCTCGGCCTCAGTGCTCCATCGGCGACATCAAACGTTGGCTGGGGCACGCGGCCAGTTCGCACATTGCCGACCTGTACATGAAGCCTGTTTCGCCGGAGTATCGACCAGTCGTGGAGTGGGTGCGCAACGCCTTGCTGACGGGCAAGGTCGATCTTCGCACTGATCGCAAGAAGGGGGCGATTAAAGGTACTTCAACAAGTCGCGGTGGATCGGAAGCCGCTCAGGATCAGGCGCGCGATTAA
- a CDS encoding site-specific tyrosine recombinase XerD, with the protein MSRITRKPPSYRRHKATGNAVVTIAGRDHYLGAHRSPESLDAYKRLISEWSAAGPAAVAATAAATKSGADFRICELLAAYYEHANRYYVKDGQPTGEAKNIKDATRLLQSLYGMTPVADFGPMALKAVRQKSIEAKLSRRVINYRVNRIRRVFKWGVENQLVAPQVLHALQAVAALRAGRTEARETGPVRPVPEESVSVILPFVTPQVRAMIELQQLTGMRPNEVTAMRPVDIDRSQATWIYRPARHKTEHHGIERLIYLGPRAQAIITPYLLRPSDSYLFSPKDAVRQTRERLRRGNNPPKKRRPSPKRIPGNRYTRRSYYSAIKRGCEKAGIDVWGPNRLRHSAATYLRKRFGIEAARVVLGHRSSAVTEVYAELDRTKAADIMAEVG; encoded by the coding sequence ATGTCCAGAATCACCCGCAAACCACCGTCGTATCGTCGCCACAAGGCCACCGGCAACGCCGTCGTCACCATCGCCGGCCGCGACCATTATCTCGGCGCGCACAGATCGCCGGAAAGCCTCGACGCCTACAAGCGTCTGATTTCCGAATGGAGCGCCGCCGGGCCCGCGGCCGTCGCGGCGACTGCCGCGGCCACGAAGTCCGGCGCCGACTTCCGAATCTGCGAACTGCTGGCCGCGTACTACGAGCACGCCAACCGCTACTACGTGAAGGACGGTCAGCCGACCGGAGAGGCCAAGAACATCAAGGACGCGACGCGCCTTTTGCAGTCGCTCTACGGCATGACGCCGGTCGCCGACTTCGGGCCGATGGCGCTGAAGGCCGTTCGGCAGAAGTCCATCGAGGCCAAGCTCTCGCGGCGTGTCATCAACTACCGCGTCAACCGCATCCGCCGCGTGTTCAAATGGGGCGTCGAGAACCAGCTTGTCGCTCCGCAGGTCCTCCATGCACTACAGGCCGTCGCGGCCCTCCGCGCCGGCCGCACCGAGGCCCGCGAGACCGGGCCGGTTCGACCCGTGCCCGAGGAGAGCGTGAGCGTCATCCTGCCGTTCGTCACGCCGCAGGTCCGGGCAATGATCGAGCTTCAGCAGTTGACCGGCATGCGGCCCAACGAAGTGACGGCCATGCGGCCGGTGGACATCGACCGCAGCCAGGCGACGTGGATCTATCGGCCTGCCCGCCACAAGACGGAGCATCACGGCATCGAGCGCCTGATCTATCTCGGCCCCAGGGCACAGGCGATCATCACGCCGTACTTGCTTCGGCCGTCCGACTCGTACCTGTTCAGTCCGAAGGACGCCGTGAGGCAGACCCGCGAACGCCTGCGGAGGGGCAACAACCCGCCGAAAAAGCGCAGGCCATCGCCGAAACGCATCCCCGGCAACCGCTACACGCGCCGCAGCTACTACAGCGCCATCAAGCGAGGCTGCGAGAAGGCCGGCATCGACGTGTGGGGACCGAACCGCCTGCGGCATTCCGCCGCGACGTATCTGCGGAAGCGCTTCGGCATCGAAGCGGCCCGCGTCGTGCTCGGGCATCGCTCCAGCGCTGTGACCGAGGTCTATGCGGAACTGGATCGCACGAAGGCGGCTGACATCATGGCGGAGGTCGGGTAG
- a CDS encoding Dna-J like membrane chaperone protein, protein MESIGEAAVNWLFRKAGEWLASGNGKPDEQSGPAPEVGFLNDDFGRRVRITLQPGTGDGCEASVMVATADGDFVKAVSEYADREGEFAQSARFDDDEAAMYIPFAALVYPRAGNYKLSLVIVHVDSETDEVTARGQWMYDFRLPARRKWNKFAHLRPLIDLCMMVVRSGGDAVPEKVRQMRVSLTKLFEITPAELPALRDVVKSAAATDVRSLVEQAWLRCFKLKGAVLLELLTLIAKSDGDLTAAELTIIRDTAMSLGVKESEWPSIAEELGLALDDPWETLGVSRGASLDDIKTAYRRKISECHPDRFGQVPREFQNLATTLTVNLQSAYERLKARCEAS, encoded by the coding sequence ATGGAGAGCATCGGAGAAGCGGCAGTCAATTGGCTGTTTCGCAAGGCAGGCGAATGGCTCGCTTCAGGCAATGGCAAGCCGGACGAACAGTCGGGACCGGCACCTGAAGTCGGGTTTCTAAATGATGACTTCGGTCGCCGGGTTCGGATCACCCTGCAGCCAGGGACCGGCGACGGATGCGAAGCCTCAGTTATGGTCGCCACCGCAGATGGGGACTTTGTAAAAGCAGTAAGCGAATACGCCGACAGGGAGGGCGAGTTCGCGCAAAGTGCCAGATTCGATGACGATGAAGCCGCAATGTACATACCGTTCGCTGCTCTCGTCTATCCAAGGGCAGGCAATTACAAGCTGAGCCTGGTAATCGTTCATGTTGACAGCGAGACGGATGAAGTTACGGCCCGCGGGCAGTGGATGTATGACTTTCGGCTGCCGGCGCGCAGGAAGTGGAACAAGTTTGCGCACCTACGCCCCTTGATCGATCTCTGCATGATGGTTGTCCGCTCTGGCGGAGACGCTGTTCCTGAGAAAGTCCGGCAGATGAGAGTATCGCTCACAAAGTTGTTTGAGATCACTCCTGCTGAACTTCCCGCGCTGCGCGATGTAGTGAAAAGCGCGGCGGCGACGGACGTGCGGTCGCTGGTGGAACAAGCTTGGTTGCGGTGCTTCAAACTAAAGGGTGCTGTTCTGCTCGAACTTCTGACACTCATTGCCAAGAGCGATGGTGATCTGACGGCCGCGGAATTGACGATCATCCGCGATACGGCGATGTCTCTCGGCGTAAAAGAATCTGAGTGGCCGTCGATTGCGGAGGAACTGGGCCTCGCGCTCGATGATCCCTGGGAAACGCTGGGTGTATCGCGCGGCGCTTCGTTGGACGACATCAAAACTGCTTATCGCCGCAAGATTTCGGAATGTCACCCCGATCGCTTCGGGCAGGTGCCGAGGGAATTTCAGAATCTGGCCACAACGCTGACGGTCAACCTGCAATCGGCCTACGAACGGCTCAAAGCCCGCTGCGAAGCATCTTGA
- a CDS encoding MraY-like glycosyltransferase, whose translation MHDNQSGGPLEGYRRFLGGIAFVARAFAVSVEVFLHRADSFGERYLGLQAGASLLLIFFWPVLCEPHHDPTPMICFAGLFVLSCMLVRVRVFLRRRRGGPQPHTRYSGTPDLVHRFKRLDEVKVKQTVEPFMTFAIGAVILNFSPPLGGYLMIASAGLLISNGLAAEYERRRVSDMHDAYLEQRGVAERFRDMRGE comes from the coding sequence ATGCACGACAACCAGTCCGGCGGACCTTTGGAAGGCTATCGCCGATTCCTCGGCGGCATCGCGTTCGTTGCGCGAGCATTCGCGGTCTCGGTCGAGGTCTTCCTGCATCGGGCGGATTCATTCGGCGAGCGGTACCTCGGCCTGCAAGCCGGGGCCTCACTGTTGCTGATCTTCTTCTGGCCCGTCTTGTGCGAGCCGCACCACGACCCGACGCCGATGATCTGCTTCGCCGGGTTGTTCGTCCTGTCGTGCATGTTGGTTCGGGTTCGCGTCTTCCTTCGCCGGCGTCGCGGCGGTCCGCAGCCTCACACGCGGTACAGCGGCACTCCCGACCTGGTGCATCGCTTCAAACGCCTGGATGAAGTGAAGGTCAAGCAGACCGTCGAGCCGTTCATGACATTCGCCATCGGGGCCGTGATTCTGAACTTCAGCCCGCCCCTGGGCGGGTACCTGATGATCGCCAGTGCCGGCTTGCTGATCTCGAACGGGCTGGCTGCGGAATACGAACGGCGTCGCGTTTCGGACATGCACGATGCCTACCTGGAACAGCGCGGTGTCGCGGAGCGGTTCCGCGACATGCGCGGAGAGTAA
- a CDS encoding AAA-like domain protein translates to MIGRFLRQSLFRRAKVETDVLSTELLRWSRDDAWTVRDAVEGTLILGATGAGKTTGPGRAMALAMLNAGFSGLVMTAKSDEAELWESYARAAGRLDDLIVVNPSQPWKFNFLQYECERKGVGAGLVHNVENLLCTVAELGDRGQSQSGGLEGDRYWRDAMKELARAAIHVLMLAKGRVSVPDLYQLIVSAPSNEAEKCSRQWQETSFCYECFMEAARREKSADDERDFLTDCDFFLQRFPRLAPKTRSIIESVLMSMVDLLNRGVLRRLFCSETNFTPEFLDQGKIIVIDLPIFEYGAVGLYGQGVVKYCFQKSLQRRTFASHPTPAFIWIDECHYFLMGHDAMFASTCRSANVALCLLSQNVSNFYAALGGAAKAQNEADSLFGNLNTKVLLANGDAVSNTWSANLIGRSRQFLASGNTSYDNDHRWAAAVGLDWLDGGGSTSAGFSEVFEYEVQPREWTTLRTGGPAHSWMVDAIVFQHGRRFKASGRNWLRTSFGQRP, encoded by the coding sequence ATGATCGGACGATTTCTGCGGCAGTCGCTTTTTCGCCGCGCCAAAGTCGAAACAGACGTGCTGTCCACCGAGCTGTTGCGCTGGTCGCGCGACGACGCATGGACCGTTCGGGATGCCGTGGAGGGCACGCTCATACTTGGCGCAACCGGCGCCGGTAAGACAACCGGCCCTGGCCGCGCGATGGCGCTCGCCATGCTCAACGCGGGATTCTCCGGACTCGTGATGACGGCGAAGTCCGACGAAGCGGAATTGTGGGAATCCTACGCTCGTGCTGCCGGCAGATTGGACGATTTGATTGTCGTAAATCCGAGCCAGCCCTGGAAGTTCAATTTTCTGCAATACGAATGCGAGCGGAAGGGTGTCGGTGCCGGGCTGGTGCACAACGTGGAGAATTTGCTTTGCACGGTTGCCGAACTCGGCGACCGTGGCCAATCGCAGAGCGGCGGACTCGAAGGCGACCGCTACTGGCGGGACGCAATGAAGGAACTTGCTCGCGCCGCGATTCACGTCCTGATGCTGGCGAAGGGCCGCGTCAGCGTACCCGACCTGTATCAGCTGATCGTCTCGGCCCCGTCGAATGAAGCGGAGAAGTGCTCGCGGCAGTGGCAGGAAACTTCATTCTGCTACGAGTGCTTTATGGAGGCGGCGCGACGCGAGAAGTCAGCCGACGACGAGCGCGATTTCCTGACCGACTGCGACTTCTTCCTTCAGCGCTTTCCGCGGCTCGCGCCGAAAACGAGAAGCATCATCGAGTCCGTCCTGATGTCGATGGTCGATCTCCTGAATCGCGGGGTCCTGCGACGCCTGTTCTGCTCGGAAACGAATTTCACTCCGGAATTCCTGGATCAGGGAAAGATCATTGTCATTGACCTGCCGATTTTTGAGTACGGCGCCGTTGGTCTCTACGGACAGGGTGTCGTCAAGTACTGCTTCCAGAAGAGCCTCCAGCGCCGAACGTTTGCTTCTCACCCGACGCCGGCGTTCATCTGGATTGACGAGTGTCATTATTTTCTGATGGGTCACGATGCGATGTTCGCATCGACGTGCCGCAGCGCAAACGTTGCCTTGTGTCTTCTCTCGCAAAATGTGAGCAACTTCTACGCGGCGCTCGGCGGCGCGGCGAAGGCGCAAAACGAAGCGGATTCGCTTTTTGGAAATTTGAACACGAAAGTGCTCCTGGCAAACGGCGATGCCGTTTCAAATACCTGGTCGGCCAATCTCATCGGCCGCTCGCGGCAGTTCCTCGCCAGCGGCAACACTTCCTACGACAACGATCACCGATGGGCGGCGGCCGTCGGGCTGGACTGGCTGGACGGCGGCGGCTCCACGTCGGCCGGATTCAGCGAGGTATTTGAGTACGAGGTACAGCCGCGCGAGTGGACCACGTTGCGCACGGGCGGCCCTGCTCACAGTTGGATGGTAGATGCCATCGTTTTCCAGCATGGCCGGCGTTTCAAGGCGAGTGGACGAAACTGGCTCAGGACTTCATTTGGGCAGAGGCCGTAG
- the spo0C_1 gene encoding Chromosome-partitioning protein Spo0J, with amino-acid sequence MEAKAIQLAPLSRIEVRSNVRDRLVESEQIALAGNIAENGVLSPCVGYVDGPKIVPVIGHRRIDAATRAGLDCVPMIVLDHVPTPAEILILQLSENCVRSDLRISERARAIESLMQKSDWSAARVSQKLRLGSEATISRLLTLLVLPQTVLDLVDAGRIPISSATSIASVPNADERQRLIDEVLAGRLSRDRLVKRVKSLRTSHHRSSQPRRAKRPARERFTVHLGPGRSLTVSGPNLSLTSLTEWLQALLKRIGRLEPQDMALADAAKALSADASCKGVVS; translated from the coding sequence ATGGAAGCCAAAGCAATCCAGCTGGCCCCGCTAAGCCGGATCGAGGTCCGGTCAAACGTGCGTGATCGGCTTGTGGAATCAGAACAAATCGCGCTCGCTGGAAACATCGCGGAAAACGGAGTTCTGTCGCCGTGCGTGGGTTACGTGGACGGGCCAAAGATTGTGCCCGTGATCGGGCATCGACGAATCGACGCAGCGACTCGCGCCGGCCTGGACTGCGTGCCGATGATTGTCCTCGATCATGTACCGACGCCGGCAGAAATTCTGATTTTGCAGCTTTCTGAAAACTGTGTGCGTTCGGACCTAAGAATCAGCGAACGGGCGCGCGCAATTGAAAGTCTGATGCAGAAATCAGATTGGTCAGCGGCACGCGTGTCGCAGAAGCTCCGACTGGGATCAGAGGCCACAATCTCACGACTTCTGACGCTGCTTGTTTTGCCCCAAACCGTCCTGGACTTGGTTGATGCGGGGCGGATTCCGATCAGCAGCGCCACGTCTATCGCGAGCGTCCCCAATGCCGACGAACGACAGCGCCTTATCGACGAGGTGCTTGCCGGCCGGTTGTCGCGCGACCGACTCGTCAAGCGCGTCAAGTCGCTCAGGACCAGTCATCACCGTTCATCACAGCCGCGACGGGCGAAGCGACCGGCGCGCGAACGGTTCACGGTCCACCTCGGTCCTGGTCGCTCTCTCACCGTCTCCGGGCCGAATCTTTCGCTCACATCGTTGACTGAGTGGCTGCAAGCGCTGCTGAAACGTATCGGCAGGCTGGAGCCACAGGACATGGCGCTTGCGGACGCCGCCAAGGCGCTTTCCGCCGACGCCTCATGCAAAGGAGTTGTGTCATGA
- a CDS encoding SprT-like family protein encodes MDTSITQVTVSPVVPDVYGIVAQHQRVEEWFGRDVVTCLQEWADRFIVEFELDIPQVVLRVDVLPRSCLGHFRPGHNGFGLKGEIALNHLYVKALPKWRVLGVLLHELLHAWQHVHGLPSKGNHHNGEFRRKADSLGLIVGRRGITGFFAASRFKDLLRTLGIDAPSDEIPPRDQRAKGNSKSKKWTCGCGTSIRCAVPDLAAQCLKCVQVFRRCD; translated from the coding sequence ATGGACACAAGCATAACTCAAGTAACGGTCAGCCCCGTGGTGCCGGATGTGTACGGAATTGTCGCCCAACATCAGCGCGTCGAAGAGTGGTTCGGCCGCGATGTTGTCACCTGTCTTCAAGAATGGGCGGATCGATTCATCGTCGAGTTTGAACTGGACATCCCACAAGTCGTGCTTCGAGTTGACGTTCTTCCGCGATCCTGCCTGGGTCACTTTCGACCCGGCCACAACGGCTTTGGTCTAAAAGGTGAAATTGCCCTCAACCACCTTTATGTGAAGGCGCTGCCGAAGTGGAGGGTGCTCGGTGTGCTCCTCCATGAACTCCTGCACGCGTGGCAGCATGTTCATGGTCTGCCCAGCAAGGGCAATCATCACAACGGCGAGTTTCGTCGAAAGGCTGATTCGCTGGGGCTGATTGTTGGACGCCGTGGAATCACGGGATTCTTTGCAGCAAGTCGGTTCAAGGACCTGCTCCGCACTTTGGGAATTGACGCTCCTTCCGATGAAATCCCGCCGCGCGATCAGCGGGCAAAGGGAAACTCCAAGTCGAAGAAATGGACTTGTGGCTGTGGCACAAGCATTCGCTGCGCCGTGCCTGATCTTGCCGCGCAGTGTCTTAAGTGCGTGCAGGTGTTTCGTCGGTGCGACTAG
- a CDS encoding DNA-binding transcriptional activator UhpA, which translates to MTPKEFLDAIKDGATDEARSRATAALESPDSEIRTWLNGFVVWARKQFLRVRRPDHLLGFDIDSALEEVALRDPQLAGHTNAEGFGKPDELVARLAEFCRGMASPEAAASLAAELQDRGSRASHLIQSVAGKGTDSTLDQAVVNSDARGRFTPREWKILQLVANGESVKGMSEILGLTQKTIHAHIASLLRKVRLHDTSESASVDLVIFCMRAREMIT; encoded by the coding sequence ATGACGCCGAAAGAATTCCTCGATGCAATTAAGGACGGGGCAACGGATGAAGCCAGAAGTCGCGCGACTGCTGCGCTCGAATCGCCGGACAGCGAAATCCGCACCTGGCTAAATGGTTTCGTCGTTTGGGCGCGAAAGCAGTTTCTAAGAGTGCGCCGACCGGATCATCTGTTGGGATTCGATATTGATTCCGCTCTTGAGGAAGTGGCCCTGCGGGATCCGCAATTGGCGGGGCACACCAACGCGGAAGGTTTCGGAAAGCCGGATGAGCTGGTAGCGCGACTTGCCGAATTCTGCCGAGGAATGGCCTCGCCAGAAGCGGCGGCGTCGTTGGCAGCGGAACTCCAAGATCGTGGTTCGCGAGCATCGCACCTCATTCAGAGCGTAGCAGGAAAGGGCACGGACTCTACGCTCGATCAGGCAGTCGTAAACTCGGATGCAAGGGGCCGGTTCACGCCGCGAGAATGGAAGATACTGCAACTTGTTGCGAATGGCGAATCAGTCAAGGGGATGTCCGAGATTCTTGGCTTGACCCAGAAAACGATACATGCACACATCGCCTCTCTCTTAAGGAAAGTAAGACTGCACGATACGAGCGAGTCGGCAAGTGTTGACTTGGTGATATTCTGCATGAGGGCGCGAGAGATGATAACCTAG
- the xerC_2 gene encoding Tyrosine recombinase XerC, which translates to MSETSILLQPPCELTTFDAAEIPVIVAEAGANARYAYAEMFGDSIQSDYTRRAYRYAVHRFLKWCEAERLELARIPPGGVGHYIRTLTTSKGKPASKPTQKLHLAAIRRFFDTLVQRHAVALNPASSVRGPVVRSATGKTPATDPAQARKLLHSIDTSVVIGLRDRAILATMMYTACRVGAVSKLRLRDYYTDGRQHYLRFDEKGGADRQIPCRHDLQGYIEEYIAAAPCGSDAPLFRAALGRTPQLSERPFQAKDIHRMFKRRLRVAGLPSVLTCHSIRATTCTDLLEQGVPLEDVQQLLGHADPRTTRLYDRRDRTVTRNVVERISI; encoded by the coding sequence TTGAGTGAAACTTCCATACTTCTTCAACCACCGTGCGAGTTGACGACGTTCGATGCTGCCGAGATTCCCGTGATCGTCGCCGAAGCGGGGGCCAACGCCCGTTACGCTTACGCTGAGATGTTCGGCGATTCGATCCAAAGCGATTATACACGCAGGGCGTACCGCTACGCCGTACACCGTTTCCTGAAATGGTGCGAGGCAGAGCGGCTGGAGCTTGCCCGCATCCCGCCGGGCGGCGTCGGCCACTACATCCGCACACTGACGACTTCCAAGGGCAAGCCGGCGTCGAAGCCAACGCAGAAGCTTCACTTGGCCGCGATCCGTCGATTCTTTGATACGCTCGTGCAACGCCACGCCGTCGCACTGAATCCAGCATCTTCAGTCCGCGGCCCCGTCGTTCGCAGCGCCACCGGCAAGACGCCGGCGACCGACCCCGCCCAGGCCCGGAAGCTGCTTCATTCCATCGACACGTCCGTCGTGATCGGCCTGCGCGATCGCGCGATTCTCGCCACCATGATGTACACGGCCTGCCGGGTCGGCGCGGTCTCGAAGCTCCGGCTTCGCGACTATTACACCGACGGCCGTCAGCACTATCTGCGATTCGACGAGAAGGGCGGCGCGGATCGGCAGATTCCGTGCCGGCACGATTTGCAAGGCTACATCGAGGAGTACATCGCGGCCGCCCCCTGCGGCTCTGACGCGCCGCTCTTTCGCGCCGCGCTCGGCCGGACGCCGCAACTCTCCGAGCGTCCGTTTCAGGCTAAGGACATCCATCGCATGTTCAAACGCCGGCTGCGTGTCGCCGGTCTTCCTTCAGTCCTTACATGTCATAGCATTCGTGCAACGACATGTACGGATTTACTGGAGCAAGGCGTTCCTCTTGAAGATGTGCAGCAATTGCTCGGCCACGCCGATCCGCGCACGACGCGGCTCTACGACCGCCGAGACCGGACGGTCACGCGAAACGTGGTCGAGCGGATTTCAATTTGA
- a CDS encoding Transposase DDE domain protein: MALKLTDEQLDWLVERIPEPVKSPLGGRPTVNKRKVVRGIFWVLDNGAKWKDLPRRFGSKSTVHRWFQKWVRDGVFENIMRDAGRCVEERDGFRLYECFIDGTFCKARGGGDGIGCTKVGKGVKIMVLVDARGLPVAIDTTSAAPHERRLVQRLFDFMLTAEPPERIIGDKAYDSDELAAELGDVGIELIAPHRRNRRPENVTQDGRPLRRYKRRWKVERTIGWIQHFRRLCIRWEKSSQLFCGFLHLGCTLLLLKEVLG, from the coding sequence ATGGCACTCAAACTTACGGACGAACAACTGGATTGGCTGGTGGAACGGATTCCGGAACCGGTCAAGAGTCCGCTTGGCGGTCGGCCGACGGTGAACAAACGCAAGGTCGTGCGCGGCATCTTCTGGGTACTCGACAACGGGGCCAAGTGGAAGGACCTGCCGCGACGCTTTGGCAGCAAGAGCACGGTCCACCGCTGGTTCCAGAAGTGGGTCCGCGACGGCGTGTTCGAGAACATCATGCGGGATGCCGGACGCTGCGTTGAGGAGCGTGACGGGTTCCGCCTGTACGAGTGTTTCATCGACGGGACCTTCTGCAAGGCCCGGGGCGGCGGCGACGGCATCGGCTGCACGAAGGTCGGAAAAGGCGTGAAAATCATGGTTCTCGTGGATGCTCGTGGATTGCCGGTGGCCATCGACACCACTTCGGCTGCGCCGCACGAGCGTCGGCTGGTGCAGCGGCTGTTCGACTTCATGCTGACGGCTGAGCCGCCCGAGCGGATCATCGGCGACAAGGCCTACGACAGCGATGAACTGGCGGCTGAGCTGGGCGATGTTGGTATCGAACTGATCGCGCCGCATCGTCGCAATCGCCGGCCGGAGAATGTGACCCAGGACGGCCGTCCACTGCGACGCTACAAGAGGCGATGGAAAGTCGAACGCACGATCGGATGGATTCAGCACTTCCGCAGACTGTGCATCCGCTGGGAGAAGTCCTCGCAACTGTTCTGTGGCTTCCTTCATCTGGGCTGCACGTTACTGCTGCTCAAAGAGGTTTTGGGATAG
- a CDS encoding Ankyrin repeats (3 copies): MYLEQCGSRILREAEGHGRGSRPRKDEAVPFKPLHVAAAGGNIEYVERLLKKGANPNARDAGGKTPLHWAAWLKGGVEKAGTALIEGGADVNARAKNGATPLHVAAQAGNATAVKILLKHGADPVARDDSGATPERWARDGGHKAVIELLRRASTRHADGRTGKNRE, encoded by the coding sequence ATGTACTTGGAGCAATGTGGGAGTCGCATCCTGCGCGAAGCCGAAGGACACGGCCGGGGGTCTCGCCCCCGGAAGGATGAGGCCGTGCCCTTCAAACCATTACACGTCGCGGCCGCGGGAGGCAACATAGAGTACGTGGAAAGGCTGCTTAAGAAAGGCGCAAACCCCAACGCCCGGGATGCCGGCGGCAAGACGCCTCTGCATTGGGCGGCGTGGCTTAAAGGCGGCGTCGAGAAGGCGGGCACAGCATTGATCGAGGGGGGGGCAGATGTGAATGCACGCGCGAAGAATGGAGCGACGCCGCTGCATGTGGCGGCACAAGCCGGCAATGCGACGGCAGTCAAGATTCTGCTGAAGCACGGCGCGGACCCGGTTGCACGCGACGACAGCGGCGCAACACCCGAGCGATGGGCGAGGGATGGCGGGCACAAGGCGGTAATCGAGCTTCTTCGCAGAGCTTCAACCCGGCACGCGGACGGTCGAACTGGGAAGAACCGCGAATAA